Genomic DNA from Burkholderia vietnamiensis LMG 10929:
ACCCAAGTCAGGCTATGCGACTTTTCCGATTGGTCGTGGCCGACTCATGGTTGGATAGATCGGAAAATGCAGCGCCTTCTCAGCCCACGAAAGATCCGCGTTGGAACAGGTCCCAACGGGAGCCGGCATTTGGATTTCGCCGCTGTATTGGCACAAGCCTACGGTCTGGACCCGTCTATCGACGCTGGTAGACAACGCCCTGAATCGAGACCTGATCTGGCTCCGGCGCCTCGTCAAAACGTTTATGCGCCTCGGCAATGGAGACTTGATTCTCGCTCGCCCAGTTGACCAACGCCATGACAGGCTTCAACAGCGTTCTTCCCATGTCAGTGAGTTCGTAATCGACGCGAGGAGGAATCGTTGGATACATCGTTCGCGTTATCAGTCCGTCGCGTTCCAATCCGCGCAAGGTGAGTGTCAGCATCCGCTGGGAAATGCCGTCGATGCCGCGCTTCAATTCGTTGAAGCGCCGCGGGCCATTGGCCAGCATAGCGACAATGTAGAGGCTCCACTTGTCGCCGATGCGATCCAGGATTTCACGAGTTGCCAAGCAGCCGCCAGCGTCAGGTGCAGGCATATCGGCAGGTAGCTCGGGGTGACTAAGTGACATGCGTGTGCCTTCTTGTGGGGAAGCGGCAGGAACCATACCATCCTTTGTATAAATTGGTAAGTAAGAATCAATACCTTACTAAGTTCTCTTTTTATACCTTGGAGCCGCCATGAGCCACACCCTACTTGTCACTTCCAGCCCGCGCGGGGCTGACAGCCTTTCCACTCGCTTTGCCACCGAAATCGCCGATGGCATCCAAGCCCGCTCGGGCGGTCCGCTGACCGTGCGCGACCTTGCCGCGAATCCGCCGCCGCACATCACGCCAGCCTACATCCAGGGCCGGATCACGGAACCCGAAGATCGCACACCGGAACAGGTCGAGGCGGTGAAGGTCGCGCAAGAATTGGTCGATGAGTTGAAGGTCGCCGATGTGATCGTGCTCGGTTCGGGCATGATCAACTTCGGTCTGCCCTCGCAGCTCAAGGCTTGGTTCGATCACGTCACTTGGCCGGGCGTCACCTTCGGCTACGGCGATACTGGGCCGAAGGGGCTGCTGGCCGGCAAGAAGTCCTATCTCGTTACCGCTACCGGTGGCGTGTTCTCGGAAGGTGCTTGGGCACCGTTCGACTTTCAGACCAATTATTTGCTGTACCTGCTCGGTTTCATTGGCCTGACCGACGTCGAAGTAGTGCGCGTCGAAGGCACGGTTTTCGGCCCCGATGCGGCGCATGCCGCAATCGCCAACACCGAAACGGCCATCAAAGCCTTGTTGGCGAAGGCTGCGTGACCTCATGGCCGGGAAAAAAACTATCGCGCTGTTCGGTGCGACCGGGCCGACCGGGAGGCACATCATCGAGGAAGCCTTGACGCAGGGCTACAAACTGTCGGTATATACGCGCGACGCAAAGAAACTCGCGCCGTTCGCGGGAAGGGTAGAAATCGTTGTCGGCGACCTCAAAGACCAGCGTGCCATTGCGAAGTGCGTCCAGGGTGCGGATGCGGTCATTAGCGCCCTTGGTCCCAACAGTCTCAAGGTGCAGGGCGATAAGCCGATCATGCGCGGCTTGACCAACATCATCGCCGCGATGAAGCGCGCGGGCGTGCGCCGTCTTATCCAGATTTCTACGGCTGCCTATCGTGATCCCAAGGATGGCTTTGCCTTCAAAGCTCATGCGTTCGCGCTGTTGTTCAAGGTTATCGCGAGCAAGGGGTATGAGGACATCAAGGCGACTGGCGAATTGATCGCCAATTCGGACCTGGACTGGACACTGGTACGCATTCCGAACCTAAAGGATGGTCCCGCCGATGGCCGCGTGGATGTGGGTTGGTATGGAAAAACCAGACTCGGCACGAAGCTCTCCAGAGGCAACGTTGCGAAGTTCCTGGTCGACCAGGTGACCGACAGGAAGTTCGTGCGTGCCGCGCCAGGCATCGCTAACCATTGACGCAATGACGTTTCGACACGGTTCACGCCATGAGCGGATTCACCAATGCTGATGTACCCGATCAATCGGGCAAGACCTTTATCGTCACCGGCGCCAACACCGGCATAGGCCTTGAAATAGCGAGTACGTTGGCGGCACGGCGAGCCAGGGTGCTTCTCGCGCGCCGCG
This window encodes:
- a CDS encoding winged helix-turn-helix transcriptional regulator, which produces MSLSHPELPADMPAPDAGGCLATREILDRIGDKWSLYIVAMLANGPRRFNELKRGIDGISQRMLTLTLRGLERDGLITRTMYPTIPPRVDYELTDMGRTLLKPVMALVNWASENQVSIAEAHKRFDEAPEPDQVSIQGVVYQRR
- a CDS encoding NAD(P)-dependent oxidoreductase; translation: MAGKKTIALFGATGPTGRHIIEEALTQGYKLSVYTRDAKKLAPFAGRVEIVVGDLKDQRAIAKCVQGADAVISALGPNSLKVQGDKPIMRGLTNIIAAMKRAGVRRLIQISTAAYRDPKDGFAFKAHAFALLFKVIASKGYEDIKATGELIANSDLDWTLVRIPNLKDGPADGRVDVGWYGKTRLGTKLSRGNVAKFLVDQVTDRKFVRAAPGIANH
- a CDS encoding FMN-dependent NADH-azoreductase; the protein is MSHTLLVTSSPRGADSLSTRFATEIADGIQARSGGPLTVRDLAANPPPHITPAYIQGRITEPEDRTPEQVEAVKVAQELVDELKVADVIVLGSGMINFGLPSQLKAWFDHVTWPGVTFGYGDTGPKGLLAGKKSYLVTATGGVFSEGAWAPFDFQTNYLLYLLGFIGLTDVEVVRVEGTVFGPDAAHAAIANTETAIKALLAKAA